One genomic segment of Pseudonocardia sp. T1-2H includes these proteins:
- a CDS encoding alpha/beta fold hydrolase, which translates to MTTTENPAIGKDVEANGIRTNYLESGSGDEHVVLVHGSGPGVTSYANWRLVLPVLGEDFHCVAPDMVGFGYSERPENPDYSVQTWADQTLGVMDALGIERAHMIGNSFGGAIALRLATQHPDRVDKLVLMGSMGVDFPITEGLDAVWGYDGTLEGMRSVMGYFAYDKELTGAELAQVRYEGATQPGFQESFSSMFPEPRQRWVEAMTTPEKEISALPHRALVLHGREDQVIPLSNSYRLEELLDNADLGVFSHCGHWSMIERTDDFNRLVRDFFKGD; encoded by the coding sequence ATGACGACGACGGAGAACCCGGCGATCGGCAAGGACGTCGAGGCCAACGGGATCCGGACGAACTACCTCGAGTCCGGCTCGGGAGACGAGCACGTCGTGCTGGTCCACGGGTCCGGCCCGGGCGTGACGTCCTACGCGAACTGGCGGCTCGTCCTGCCGGTGCTGGGTGAGGACTTCCACTGCGTCGCACCGGACATGGTCGGGTTCGGCTACTCGGAACGCCCCGAGAACCCGGACTACTCCGTGCAGACGTGGGCCGACCAGACCCTCGGCGTCATGGACGCGCTGGGCATCGAACGCGCCCACATGATCGGCAACAGCTTCGGCGGCGCCATCGCGCTGCGGCTGGCCACCCAGCATCCCGACCGGGTGGACAAGCTCGTCCTGATGGGCAGCATGGGCGTCGACTTCCCGATCACCGAGGGCCTCGACGCGGTGTGGGGCTACGACGGCACGCTCGAGGGCATGCGCAGCGTGATGGGCTACTTCGCCTACGACAAGGAGCTCACGGGCGCCGAGCTGGCGCAGGTCCGCTACGAGGGCGCGACCCAGCCGGGCTTCCAGGAGTCCTTCTCGTCGATGTTCCCCGAGCCCCGCCAGCGCTGGGTCGAGGCGATGACGACGCCGGAGAAGGAGATCAGCGCGCTCCCGCACCGGGCCCTCGTCCTGCACGGCCGGGAGGACCAGGTCATCCCGCTGTCCAACTCCTACAGGCTCGAGGAGCTGCTGGACAACGCCGATCTCGGGGTGTTCTCGCACTGCGGGCACTGGTCGATGATCGAGCGGACCGACGACTTCAACCGCCTCGTGCGCGACTTCTTCAAGGGCGACTGA
- a CDS encoding alpha-ketoacid dehydrogenase subunit beta, with translation MPTDSGTATYLEAVGLALDAEMDRDPDVFIIGEDVGQFGGAFKVTKGFLDKFGPRRVVDTPIAETGFTGLAAGAALVGLRPVVEFQFADFISCAFDPIVNVLARHHWRTGDPMPVTMRAPFGGRLRAGPTHSQSVESYFAHVPGLKIVMPGMPEDAAGLLVSSIRDNNPTLYLENKYLYRRLKAKGPISLDPIPLGVAKVVREGRDVTLVTYSAGVHQGLEVAEELDKDGISVEVVDVRTLVPLDVETIVNSVKKTSRAVVLHEAAKRLGYGAEIAATIQEEAFWHLDQPVVRIAALNTPTPTSPPLEDAVIPQPAQIAETLRKVARA, from the coding sequence ATGCCGACTGATTCCGGTACCGCCACCTACCTGGAGGCGGTGGGGCTCGCGCTCGACGCGGAGATGGACCGGGACCCGGACGTCTTCATCATCGGCGAGGACGTCGGCCAGTTCGGCGGCGCCTTCAAGGTGACCAAGGGCTTCCTGGACAAGTTCGGGCCGCGCCGCGTCGTGGACACCCCGATCGCCGAGACCGGCTTCACCGGGCTCGCCGCGGGAGCCGCACTCGTCGGGCTGCGCCCGGTGGTGGAGTTCCAGTTCGCGGACTTCATCTCCTGCGCCTTCGACCCGATCGTCAACGTCCTGGCCCGCCACCACTGGCGCACCGGGGACCCGATGCCCGTCACCATGCGGGCGCCGTTCGGCGGCCGGCTGCGCGCCGGGCCGACGCACAGCCAGAGCGTGGAGAGCTACTTCGCCCACGTCCCGGGCCTGAAGATCGTGATGCCGGGGATGCCGGAGGACGCCGCAGGCCTGTTGGTCAGCTCCATCCGGGACAACAACCCGACGCTCTACCTGGAGAACAAGTACCTCTACCGGCGGCTCAAGGCGAAGGGCCCGATCTCGCTGGACCCGATCCCGCTGGGTGTCGCGAAGGTCGTCCGGGAGGGCCGCGACGTCACGCTCGTGACCTACTCGGCGGGCGTGCACCAGGGCCTGGAGGTCGCCGAGGAGCTGGACAAGGACGGGATCTCGGTCGAGGTCGTCGACGTCCGGACGCTCGTCCCGCTGGACGTCGAGACGATCGTGAACTCGGTGAAGAAGACGTCCCGGGCGGTCGTGCTGCACGAGGCGGCGAAGCGGCTGGGGTACGGCGCGGAGATCGCGGCGACCATCCAGGAGGAGGCCTTCTGGCACCTGGACCAGCCGGTCGTCCGGATCGCGGCGCTCAACACCCCGACGCCGACGAGCCCGCCACTGGAGGACGCGGTGATCCCGCAGCCCGCCCAGATCGCGGAGACGCTGCGGAAGGTGGCGCGGGCATGA
- a CDS encoding MaoC family dehydratase, with translation MGEPTTTQRSGPVVLHGIEGLRERAGGDIGTSSWRTVEQAQIDLFAKLTGDEQWIHVDPARAEAGPFGTTVQHGFLTLGLATGLLWEVCTVEGFGVVLNYGLNKVRFPSPLRVGSRIRMHVALADVRELAGGAEAVYRLTYEIEGEPKPCCVADLVFRYYS, from the coding sequence ATGGGCGAACCGACCACCACACAGCGATCGGGACCGGTGGTCCTGCACGGCATCGAGGGCCTGCGGGAACGCGCGGGCGGGGACATCGGGACGAGCAGCTGGCGCACCGTCGAGCAGGCGCAGATCGACCTGTTCGCGAAGCTCACCGGCGACGAGCAGTGGATCCACGTCGACCCCGCTCGGGCGGAGGCCGGCCCGTTCGGGACGACCGTCCAGCACGGGTTCCTGACCCTCGGGCTGGCGACCGGCCTGCTCTGGGAGGTCTGCACCGTCGAGGGCTTCGGGGTCGTCCTCAACTACGGCCTGAACAAGGTCCGCTTCCCGTCGCCGCTGCGCGTGGGGAGCCGGATCCGGATGCACGTCGCGCTCGCGGACGTCCGCGAGCTCGCCGGCGGAGCAGAGGCCGTCTACCGGCTCACCTACGAGATCGAGGGCGAGCCCAAGCCGTGCTGCGTCGCCGACCTCGTCTTCCGCTACTACTCCTGA
- a CDS encoding dodecin family protein, translating to MSVQKAVELVGTGDSIQDAVTEALDRARESLQGITSFEVKDISGIVDGASAAYRVELRVWFTLLERLHG from the coding sequence GTGAGCGTGCAGAAGGCCGTCGAGCTCGTCGGGACCGGGGACTCGATCCAGGACGCCGTCACCGAGGCGCTGGACCGGGCCCGGGAGTCGTTGCAGGGCATCACGTCCTTCGAGGTCAAGGACATCTCGGGAATCGTCGACGGCGCTTCCGCCGCCTACCGGGTGGAGCTGCGCGTCTGGTTCACCCTCCTCGAGCGCCTGCACGGATGA
- a CDS encoding MBL fold metallo-hydrolase has translation MSELVMDAVPGVTRVALPVGVNAVESVNMYVLADGDSVTVVDCGVWRPDLPDGGLAALEAGLEGAGYALRDVSRILVTHAHIDHYGLAGRLMELTGAGLSMHAMTDLDCEKYRHPDTARARRRDTYADHGVSELERTDLADHLTRWLPYLHSVVEASTRYRGGEKLDIGGDTWEVVHTPGHSLGHVCLWSPARGLLLSGDHLLPGITPPVAFERGFDADPLRSYLDSLRTIADRGPTLVYPGHGRPFGDAVGRIEAILRTKTRRLEKIRRAIEARPSTVTELADTLVAKAILAHQRQLALSETLAHIAYLRWSGEVERRTRPDGVYEWYCTSGARAR, from the coding sequence ATGAGCGAGCTCGTCATGGACGCCGTCCCCGGCGTCACCCGGGTCGCGCTGCCGGTCGGGGTCAACGCCGTCGAGAGCGTGAACATGTACGTCCTCGCGGACGGGGACTCGGTCACCGTCGTCGACTGCGGGGTGTGGCGGCCGGACCTGCCCGACGGCGGGCTCGCCGCCCTGGAGGCGGGGCTCGAGGGCGCCGGGTACGCGCTGCGCGACGTCTCCCGGATCCTCGTCACCCACGCCCACATCGACCACTACGGCCTGGCCGGACGGCTGATGGAGCTGACCGGAGCGGGCCTGTCGATGCACGCGATGACGGACCTGGACTGCGAGAAGTACCGGCACCCGGACACCGCGCGGGCCCGGCGCCGCGACACCTACGCCGACCACGGCGTCTCCGAACTGGAGCGGACCGATCTCGCGGACCACCTGACCCGCTGGCTGCCCTACCTGCACTCGGTCGTCGAGGCGTCGACCCGCTACCGCGGTGGCGAGAAGCTGGACATCGGCGGGGACACCTGGGAGGTGGTGCACACCCCGGGGCACTCGCTCGGGCACGTCTGTCTCTGGTCACCCGCGCGCGGACTGCTGCTCTCCGGGGACCACCTGCTCCCGGGCATCACACCGCCGGTCGCCTTCGAGCGCGGCTTCGACGCCGACCCGCTGCGCAGCTACCTGGACTCCCTGCGGACGATCGCGGACCGGGGCCCGACCCTCGTCTACCCCGGCCACGGCCGGCCCTTCGGTGACGCGGTCGGCCGGATCGAGGCGATCCTGCGCACCAAGACGCGGCGCCTGGAGAAGATCCGCCGGGCGATCGAGGCGAGGCCGAGCACGGTCACCGAGCTGGCCGACACGCTGGTGGCGAAGGCGATCCTGGCCCACCAGCGCCAGCTCGCGCTCTCCGAGACCCTGGCGCACATCGCGTACCTGCGCTGGTCCGGGGAGGTGGAGCGGCGGACCCGTCCCGACGGCGTGTACGAGTGGTACTGCACCTCCGGTGCCCGTGCGCGGTAG
- the lpdA gene encoding dihydrolipoyl dehydrogenase yields MSDFDVVVLGGGPGGYASALYAASAGLTVALVEKEKVGGTCLHRGCIPAKALLHAAEVFRTVSHAGAHGVRLPEGVEPEPDWPAANSRKAGIVNQLHKGLSGLLKRRKVTVVNGWGRLTADGAVAVDGQNLRGRAVIVCAGSAPRAIPGMEVDGVRVVTSDQSTNSEADRLPERVAVIGGGVIGAEFASVYTDLKVDTTLLEALPHGVLPIGPDRDVADVLARSLKKRGTTIHAETRVGTLEQTSNGVVVPFETPRGSDKIEVDQVLVSIGRRPVTEDIGAAEAGVRIDQRGFVEVDTATMQTSRPGVYAIGDCVGTPGLAHVAYAEAMVAVDHILGENPPPVDYAKVPWVVYTHPEVAWTGMTEAEARAAGRDVEVHKHAMAGNGRAMILGETDGLVKVVAARGGPILGFHLVGPWASELLHEGYLAVNWEALPSDVGRLVHAHPSLAEAIGETMITFSGRSLHG; encoded by the coding sequence ATGAGCGACTTCGACGTCGTGGTGCTCGGCGGCGGGCCCGGCGGGTACGCCTCCGCGCTGTACGCCGCCTCCGCCGGGCTGACCGTCGCCCTCGTCGAGAAGGAGAAGGTCGGCGGCACCTGCCTGCACCGGGGCTGCATCCCGGCCAAGGCGCTGCTGCACGCCGCGGAGGTGTTCCGCACGGTCTCCCACGCGGGCGCGCACGGGGTCCGGCTGCCGGAGGGGGTGGAGCCGGAGCCGGACTGGCCGGCGGCGAACTCGCGCAAGGCCGGCATCGTGAACCAGCTCCACAAGGGACTGTCCGGGCTGCTCAAGCGGCGCAAGGTGACCGTGGTGAACGGCTGGGGACGGCTCACGGCCGACGGCGCGGTGGCGGTCGACGGCCAGAACCTGCGGGGCCGGGCCGTGATCGTCTGCGCCGGGTCCGCGCCCCGGGCGATCCCGGGCATGGAGGTCGACGGCGTCCGCGTCGTCACCTCGGACCAGAGCACCAACAGCGAGGCCGACCGGCTGCCCGAACGGGTCGCCGTGATCGGCGGCGGTGTGATCGGCGCCGAGTTCGCCTCCGTCTACACGGATCTGAAGGTCGACACGACGCTGCTGGAGGCGCTGCCGCACGGCGTGCTGCCGATCGGCCCGGACCGGGACGTCGCGGACGTGCTCGCCCGCTCGCTCAAGAAGCGCGGCACCACGATCCACGCCGAGACCCGGGTCGGGACGCTGGAGCAGACGTCGAACGGCGTGGTGGTGCCCTTCGAGACCCCACGCGGCTCGGACAAGATCGAGGTCGACCAGGTCCTGGTGTCGATCGGGCGCCGCCCGGTGACCGAGGACATCGGCGCGGCCGAGGCCGGCGTGCGGATCGACCAGCGCGGGTTCGTCGAGGTGGACACGGCCACGATGCAGACGTCGCGGCCGGGTGTCTACGCGATCGGGGACTGCGTCGGCACGCCCGGGCTCGCACACGTGGCGTACGCCGAGGCGATGGTCGCGGTCGACCACATCCTCGGGGAGAACCCGCCGCCCGTCGACTACGCCAAGGTGCCCTGGGTCGTCTACACCCATCCCGAGGTGGCCTGGACGGGCATGACCGAGGCCGAGGCGCGGGCCGCGGGGCGCGACGTCGAGGTGCACAAGCACGCGATGGCGGGCAACGGCCGGGCCATGATCCTCGGCGAGACGGACGGCCTGGTGAAGGTCGTCGCCGCCCGCGGCGGGCCGATCCTCGGCTTCCACCTGGTGGGCCCGTGGGCCAGCGAGCTCCTGCACGAGGGGTACCTGGCCGTGAACTGGGAGGCCCTGCCGTCCGACGTCGGCCGGCTGGTCCACGCGCATCCGAGCCTCGCCGAGGCGATCGGCGAAACCATGATCACTTTCTCCGGCCGTTCCCTGCACGGCTGA
- a CDS encoding cytochrome d ubiquinol oxidase subunit II translates to MSSFSVTLPEVVLGLMFVGLIAYGLFGGADFGAGIWDLLSGGTRAGARRRALIEHSIGPVWEANHVWLIFVLVVLWTAFPRGFVSVATTLYVPLTLAAFGMIARGAAFAFRKSTTELGLRRFLGASFALSSLVTPYFLGAVVGGVASGRVPPGIAAGNVVTSWANPTSTLGGVLAVLVCAYLAAVFLCGDAVRDGHEELAEEFRVRALGTAAVTGAAGLVGFFVLRADAPLLFDGLLGRGLPVIVVSVVAGVAAIVLLAMRRYAPARIASALAVATILVGWAAGQYPYLLPPALTIDDAAAGRPTLVAMLVSLVIGTLVLVPSLIYLYSLFQRGPAAAEPGPSEDTT, encoded by the coding sequence ATGAGCTCGTTCTCGGTGACGCTGCCGGAGGTGGTGCTCGGCCTGATGTTCGTGGGCCTGATCGCCTACGGGCTCTTCGGCGGCGCGGACTTCGGCGCGGGGATCTGGGACCTGCTCTCCGGCGGCACCCGCGCCGGGGCGCGGCGCCGGGCCCTGATCGAGCACTCCATCGGCCCGGTCTGGGAGGCCAACCACGTCTGGTTGATCTTCGTACTGGTGGTGCTCTGGACGGCGTTCCCGCGCGGCTTCGTCTCGGTGGCGACCACGCTCTACGTCCCGTTGACCCTCGCGGCCTTCGGCATGATCGCGCGCGGGGCGGCGTTCGCGTTCCGCAAGAGCACCACCGAGCTCGGCCTGCGGCGCTTCCTCGGCGCCTCCTTCGCACTGTCGTCGCTGGTCACGCCCTACTTCCTGGGCGCGGTCGTCGGCGGGGTGGCGTCCGGGCGGGTGCCGCCGGGGATCGCGGCCGGGAACGTCGTGACGAGCTGGGCGAACCCGACGTCGACGCTCGGCGGTGTCCTCGCGGTACTGGTCTGCGCGTACCTCGCCGCGGTCTTCCTCTGCGGGGACGCGGTGCGCGACGGCCACGAGGAGCTGGCCGAGGAGTTCCGGGTCCGTGCCCTCGGCACCGCGGCGGTGACCGGGGCCGCCGGGCTCGTGGGGTTCTTCGTCCTGCGCGCCGACGCGCCCCTGCTCTTCGACGGTCTCCTCGGGCGGGGGCTGCCCGTGATCGTCGTGTCCGTGGTCGCCGGGGTCGCGGCGATCGTGCTCCTGGCGATGCGCCGCTACGCCCCGGCGCGGATCGCCTCGGCGCTGGCGGTGGCGACGATCCTCGTCGGCTGGGCCGCCGGGCAGTACCCGTACCTGCTCCCGCCCGCCCTGACGATCGACGACGCCGCCGCCGGCCGGCCCACGCTGGTGGCGATGCTCGTCTCCCTGGTGATCGGGACGCTCGTGCTGGTCCCGTCGCTGATCTACCTGTACTCGCTCTTCCAGCGCGGACCCGCCGCGGCCGAGCCCGGACCATCGGAGGACACCACGTGA
- a CDS encoding thiamine pyrophosphate-dependent dehydrogenase E1 component subunit alpha, which yields MATRTTGTRSRRKPAATAVGDRDPDLLRRIHKFMVLTRAVEDRMVAMYKGGDLLGSLYTGHWHEAISVGAASALRPDDYLAPIHRDLGAHLWRGMEPWQVMASFMGKATSPTGGRDGTLHYGRLDLNIYNLPSHIPANFPVATGMAFAAKYRGEDRVCLAFCGDGSTSRADFHESLTLASVQKLPNIFFVENNQYAYSTPLRLTSASESFAAKAAAYGMPGVKVDGTDALAVHDATAEAVARARAGEGPSLIEGVTMRMHGHAEHDPADYVLKELYEEYSKKDPVELFENVLIEAGVLDVDAAKQVREDARQYAIAARRKALADPMPDPRDIEDGVYAD from the coding sequence ATGGCGACGCGGACGACCGGCACCCGGTCCCGGCGCAAGCCCGCCGCCACGGCGGTGGGCGACCGCGATCCGGACCTGCTGCGCCGGATCCACAAGTTCATGGTCCTGACCCGTGCGGTCGAGGACCGGATGGTGGCGATGTACAAGGGCGGCGACCTGCTCGGCTCCCTCTACACCGGACACTGGCACGAGGCGATCAGCGTCGGCGCGGCCTCCGCGCTGCGCCCCGACGACTACCTCGCCCCGATCCACCGGGACCTCGGCGCGCACCTGTGGCGAGGCATGGAGCCGTGGCAGGTCATGGCCAGCTTCATGGGCAAGGCCACCTCGCCCACCGGCGGCCGGGACGGGACCCTGCACTACGGGCGGCTCGACCTCAACATCTACAACCTGCCCAGCCACATCCCCGCCAACTTCCCCGTCGCGACCGGGATGGCGTTCGCCGCGAAGTACCGGGGCGAGGACCGGGTGTGCCTGGCGTTCTGCGGCGACGGCTCGACGTCGAGGGCGGACTTCCACGAGTCCCTCACGCTCGCGTCGGTGCAGAAGCTGCCGAACATCTTCTTCGTCGAGAACAACCAGTACGCCTACTCGACCCCGCTGCGGCTCACCTCGGCGTCGGAGAGCTTCGCGGCCAAGGCCGCGGCGTACGGCATGCCCGGGGTCAAGGTCGACGGCACCGACGCGCTGGCCGTGCACGACGCGACCGCCGAGGCCGTCGCCCGGGCTAGGGCGGGCGAGGGGCCGTCCCTGATCGAGGGCGTCACGATGCGCATGCACGGCCACGCCGAGCACGACCCGGCGGACTACGTCCTCAAGGAGCTCTACGAGGAGTACTCGAAGAAGGACCCGGTGGAGCTCTTCGAGAACGTGCTGATCGAGGCCGGCGTCCTGGACGTCGACGCCGCCAAGCAGGTCCGGGAGGACGCGCGGCAGTACGCCATCGCCGCCCGCCGCAAGGCGCTCGCGGACCCCATGCCCGACCCGCGCGACATCGAGGACGGTGTCTATGCCGACTGA
- a CDS encoding 2-oxo acid dehydrogenase subunit E2, whose translation MSDEWVVTMPKLGETVTEGEITNWFKAAGDEVAFDDPLFEVSTDKVDSEIPSPYDGVIVEVLVGSGETVPVGTPLVRIGPAGYAVSSGSGQAGRAGVDAPAAATPATAAAGGPSLSNPASPSMGGSEGMAGEDPGVGTPTGEVHDITMPKLGETVTEGTIGNWLKQVGDRVAFDDPLFEVSTDKVDSEIPSPYDGVLLEVLVPPGDTVPVGTVLARIGEPGGTPGSGGNGAVSGSAPAAVGAPTAPGGLPSGGTPAAAPAGGAPLRADGNGRLLSPLVRRLVAEAGLDPAAISGTGAGGRIRREDVEQAVAAGGVRAAAPAASPAPAAAPVAAAAAAPAAAAPAAAAPAAAAPAPAAPKPAAATTPAAPTDPRDEIVQLSRMRLAVAAGMKASQTATASVWTSVEVDFDNVEQVRRKHKDRFKSETGSSLSYLPFISRAVVDALRAYPTVNSSIDIEAKTMTLHPYVNLGIAVDLDQQGLVVPVLKDADGLNMRGIAKGITSMAAAARSKKLGMADMTGSTFTITNPGPFASWASAPIINQPNTGILCTDGVKRRPVAVGDMIAIHPTGIIGLVYDHRAFDGSTASLFLMHIRDSLEQRDWEAEVG comes from the coding sequence ATGAGCGACGAGTGGGTCGTGACCATGCCCAAGCTGGGCGAGACGGTCACCGAGGGCGAGATCACCAACTGGTTCAAGGCGGCCGGGGACGAGGTCGCGTTCGACGACCCGCTGTTCGAGGTCTCCACGGACAAGGTCGACTCCGAGATCCCCAGCCCCTACGACGGCGTGATCGTCGAGGTGCTGGTGGGCTCGGGGGAGACGGTGCCGGTGGGGACGCCGCTGGTGCGCATCGGGCCGGCAGGCTACGCGGTGTCGTCAGGTTCGGGGCAGGCCGGGCGCGCCGGGGTCGACGCCCCCGCCGCGGCGACCCCGGCGACCGCGGCGGCGGGCGGCCCCTCGCTGAGCAACCCGGCGTCGCCCTCGATGGGGGGCTCCGAGGGCATGGCCGGGGAGGATCCCGGCGTCGGCACGCCGACGGGCGAGGTCCACGACATCACGATGCCCAAGCTCGGCGAGACCGTCACCGAGGGCACGATCGGGAACTGGCTCAAGCAGGTCGGGGACCGCGTCGCCTTCGACGACCCGCTGTTCGAGGTCTCCACGGACAAGGTCGACTCCGAGATCCCGAGCCCGTACGACGGGGTGCTGCTGGAGGTCCTGGTTCCGCCCGGTGACACGGTCCCCGTGGGGACGGTGCTGGCCCGGATCGGCGAGCCCGGCGGGACGCCCGGCTCCGGCGGCAACGGCGCGGTCAGCGGGTCCGCTCCCGCCGCGGTCGGTGCGCCGACCGCTCCGGGCGGCCTCCCCAGCGGCGGCACGCCCGCCGCCGCACCGGCCGGCGGCGCGCCGCTGCGGGCCGACGGGAACGGTCGCCTGCTGTCCCCGCTGGTCAGACGGCTGGTGGCCGAGGCGGGCCTGGATCCCGCCGCGATCAGCGGGACGGGAGCGGGCGGCCGGATCCGGCGCGAGGACGTCGAACAGGCGGTGGCGGCGGGCGGAGTCCGAGCGGCCGCACCCGCGGCGTCGCCCGCCCCGGCGGCGGCCCCGGTCGCCGCGGCCGCAGCAGCCCCGGCCGCAGCAGCACCGGCCGCAGCAGCACCGGCCGCAGCCGCACCTGCCCCGGCGGCGCCGAAACCCGCTGCCGCCACCACGCCCGCCGCGCCCACCGACCCCCGCGACGAGATCGTCCAGCTCTCCCGGATGCGCCTCGCCGTCGCCGCGGGGATGAAGGCGTCCCAGACCGCCACCGCGTCCGTCTGGACGTCGGTCGAGGTGGACTTCGACAACGTCGAGCAGGTCCGCAGGAAGCACAAGGACCGGTTCAAGTCCGAGACGGGCTCGTCGCTGAGCTACCTGCCCTTCATCTCCCGGGCCGTCGTCGACGCGCTCCGCGCGTACCCCACCGTCAACTCTTCGATCGACATCGAGGCGAAGACGATGACCCTGCACCCGTACGTCAACCTCGGCATCGCGGTGGACCTGGACCAGCAGGGCCTCGTCGTCCCGGTGCTCAAGGACGCCGACGGGCTGAACATGCGGGGGATCGCCAAGGGCATCACCTCGATGGCCGCGGCGGCCCGGAGCAAGAAGCTGGGTATGGCGGACATGACCGGGTCGACGTTCACGATCACCAACCCCGGCCCGTTCGCGAGCTGGGCGTCCGCCCCGATCATCAACCAGCCCAACACCGGCATCCTCTGCACGGACGGTGTCAAGCGGCGTCCGGTGGCGGTCGGGGACATGATCGCCATCCACCCGACCGGGATCATCGGGCTGGTCTACGACCACCGGGCGTTCGACGGTTCGACGGCCTCGCTGTTCCTCATGCACATCCGGGACTCGCTGGAGCAGCGCGACTGGGAGGCGGAGGTCGGCTGA
- a CDS encoding IclR family transcriptional regulator, giving the protein MAGGSTQWRGRSVISKVVSLLDAFGPEAPELSLGELARITGLPVSTTYRLASELVDWGGLERAPGGSGYCIGIRLWELGALAPRTAELREVALPYMQDLGAATRENVHLAVRDGHEALYVDTIAGRAAVPTRSRRGGRLPLHATGVGKVLLAHAPDALLQELLDTGLQRFTPHTIIEPARLRRTLAEARRTGVACAREEMSLGSRSVASPVTGPGGEVVAALGLVVRTGKGDVRRLGPAVRTAALSISRSLGFRAR; this is encoded by the coding sequence ATGGCCGGGGGCAGCACGCAGTGGCGGGGACGGTCGGTGATCAGCAAGGTCGTCTCGCTGCTCGACGCGTTCGGACCCGAGGCGCCGGAGCTGTCCCTCGGCGAGCTGGCCCGGATCACCGGCCTGCCCGTGTCCACGACCTACCGGCTCGCGTCGGAGCTCGTCGACTGGGGCGGGCTCGAACGGGCCCCGGGCGGCTCGGGCTACTGCATCGGCATACGCCTGTGGGAGCTCGGCGCGCTGGCTCCGCGCACCGCGGAGCTCCGCGAGGTCGCGCTGCCGTACATGCAGGACCTCGGTGCGGCGACGCGGGAGAACGTCCACCTCGCGGTCCGCGACGGGCACGAGGCGCTCTACGTCGACACGATCGCCGGCCGGGCCGCCGTGCCGACCCGCTCGCGCCGGGGCGGCCGGCTGCCGTTGCACGCCACGGGCGTCGGCAAGGTGCTGCTCGCGCACGCTCCGGACGCCCTCCTGCAGGAGCTCCTGGACACCGGACTGCAACGCTTCACCCCGCACACGATCATCGAGCCGGCCCGGCTCCGGCGGACGCTCGCGGAGGCGCGGCGCACCGGCGTCGCGTGCGCCCGCGAGGAGATGAGCCTGGGGTCGCGGTCGGTGGCCTCGCCGGTCACCGGTCCCGGCGGCGAGGTCGTCGCGGCGCTCGGGCTCGTCGTCCGGACCGGGAAGGGCGACGTCCGCCGCCTCGGCCCCGCGGTCCGCACGGCCGCGCTCTCGATCTCCCGCTCCCTCGGCTTTCGTGCGCGGTGA